A single window of Polaribacter sp. SA4-10 DNA harbors:
- a CDS encoding HlyD family secretion protein encodes MLNISNNQLHKTVDLKEFKSGKIIFTKEYYKAFNKFLFVFAVLGIIALFLPWTQNITGQGLVTTLYPNQRPQTIQSQIPGRIEEWFVQEGDFVKKGDRILRISEVKSEYFDSKLIERTSEQISAKSSSVIAYKGKVDALKRQIVALKQEQKLKNEQAKNKLLQSKLKVKSDSIDFEAAKTNISIAKSQYDRTKTLQDEGLKAVKDVEEKRLKLQSTQAKLISQENKLLMSRNNILNAKLELSRINATYTDKISKAQSEMFTAKSSGFDAKAQVSKLENSKSNYSVRNSLLYITAPQNGFINKAIKGGIGGTFKAGEDLVGIMPEKYDLAVETFVRPIDLPLLHIGEKVRVQFDGWPAIVFSGWPNASYGTYGAKVVAIENFISKNGKYRILLAPDNTVHTWPKAIRVGSGARTIALLEDVPIWFELWRQLNSFPPNYYQPENGKKGTSDKKK; translated from the coding sequence ATGTTAAATATATCTAACAACCAATTGCATAAAACTGTTGATTTAAAAGAATTTAAATCTGGTAAGATAATTTTCACCAAAGAATATTACAAAGCATTTAATAAATTTCTATTCGTCTTTGCAGTACTTGGTATAATTGCACTTTTTTTACCTTGGACACAAAATATTACTGGCCAAGGTCTAGTCACAACTTTATATCCAAATCAAAGACCACAAACAATTCAATCTCAAATTCCTGGAAGAATTGAAGAGTGGTTTGTACAGGAAGGTGATTTTGTAAAAAAAGGAGATCGTATCTTAAGAATTTCTGAAGTAAAAAGCGAGTATTTTGATAGTAAATTAATTGAAAGAACAAGTGAACAAATTAGCGCAAAATCTTCTTCAGTAATTGCGTATAAAGGAAAAGTTGATGCCTTAAAAAGGCAAATTGTAGCGTTAAAACAAGAACAAAAATTAAAAAATGAGCAAGCAAAAAACAAATTACTACAGTCTAAATTAAAAGTAAAAAGTGATAGTATTGATTTTGAAGCTGCAAAAACAAATATATCAATAGCTAAAAGTCAATACGATAGAACCAAAACATTACAAGACGAAGGTTTAAAAGCGGTAAAAGATGTTGAAGAAAAAAGATTAAAACTTCAGTCTACTCAGGCAAAACTGATTTCACAAGAGAACAAGTTATTAATGAGTAGAAACAATATTTTAAATGCAAAATTAGAACTATCTAGAATTAACGCAACGTATACGGATAAAATATCTAAAGCTCAAAGTGAAATGTTTACTGCAAAATCTAGTGGTTTTGATGCCAAAGCACAAGTATCTAAATTAGAAAATAGCAAAAGTAATTACAGTGTTAGAAACAGCCTGTTATATATTACTGCTCCACAAAACGGGTTTATAAATAAAGCAATAAAAGGGGGTATTGGAGGCACGTTTAAAGCAGGTGAAGATCTAGTGGGGATAATGCCAGAAAAGTATGATTTAGCTGTTGAAACCTTTGTTAGACCTATAGATTTACCTTTATTACATATTGGTGAAAAAGTTCGTGTTCAGTTTGATGGTTGGCCTGCAATTGTATTTAGTGGTTGGCCAAATGCTTCCTATGGTACTTATGGTGCAAAAGTTGTTGCTATAGAGAATTTTATTAGTAAAAACGGAAAATATAGAATTTTATTAGCTCCAGACAATACTGTTCACACTTGGCCAAAAGCTATTAGAGTTGGTTCTGGTGCTAGAACTATTGCACTTTTAGAAGATGTGCCAATTTGGTTTGAACTTTGGAGACAACTTAACAGCTTCCCTCCTAACTATTACCAACCAGAAAATGGTAAAAAAGGTACATCTGATAAAAAGAAATAA
- a CDS encoding MaoC family dehydratase: MKALEFENFSAFKLMKGKQLPIGNWYTVTQEMINDFANATLDKQWIHVDEKRAEKESPFKSTVAHGFMSVAMISKLLEDSFSIKSVKMGLNYGLNKVRFPNPVPVNSQLRMLSEVKEIEMLSNNGIKVTFSCYIEIKGQEKPACVAEFIAALFE, encoded by the coding sequence ATGAAAGCATTAGAATTTGAAAATTTTTCAGCATTTAAGTTAATGAAAGGAAAACAATTGCCTATTGGTAATTGGTATACTGTAACTCAAGAAATGATTAATGATTTTGCAAATGCAACTTTAGACAAACAATGGATTCATGTTGATGAAAAAAGAGCAGAGAAGGAGAGTCCGTTTAAAAGTACGGTTGCCCATGGATTTATGTCTGTTGCTATGATTTCTAAACTTTTAGAAGATTCATTTTCTATTAAAAGTGTAAAAATGGGTTTAAACTATGGATTAAATAAAGTTCGTTTTCCAAATCCTGTTCCAGTAAATAGCCAATTAAGAATGCTATCTGAAGTAAAAGAAATAGAAATGCTTTCAAATAACGGAATAAAAGTAACTTTCTCCTGTTATATAGAAATTAAAGGACAAGAAAAACCAGCTTGTGTAGCTGAGTTTATTGCTGCCTTATTTGAATAA
- a CDS encoding DEAD/DEAH box helicase codes for MSTFSALGISQEYIKSIKELGISTPSEIQEKGIPILLNSKTDFIGLAQTGTGKTAAFGLPILHHIDSTSDHIQALILSPTRELVQQIKKQLFKFTKYNEDKIFIEAVFGGEKIDRQIGNLKRTTHIVVATPGRLIDLIERGDIDISHVKTVVLDEADEMLSMGFKQDLNRILKFTTESDRNTWLFSATMPEEIKKIIKTYMDANAPRVEISRDAMVNANIRHHYAKTTIKEKAGHIISFLEKRQSQRGIIFCRTKAGAQNLAKQLIEEGFSTAALEGDMQQKERDKVMRAFKNESLQYLISTDVSARGIDVRGLEFVIHHQLPEQLEYYTHRSGRTARAGKTGISLAFILPYELERIHEIQKELNIKFTEVTI; via the coding sequence ATGTCAACATTTTCAGCTTTAGGAATAAGTCAAGAATATATAAAATCGATTAAAGAATTAGGGATTTCTACACCTTCAGAAATTCAAGAAAAAGGAATTCCGATTTTATTAAACTCTAAAACCGATTTTATTGGTTTAGCACAAACGGGTACTGGTAAAACAGCCGCTTTTGGTTTGCCAATATTACACCATATAGATTCAACATCAGATCATATACAAGCTTTAATTTTATCGCCAACTAGAGAGTTGGTGCAACAAATAAAAAAGCAACTTTTTAAGTTTACAAAATATAATGAAGATAAGATTTTTATAGAAGCCGTTTTTGGAGGAGAAAAAATTGACAGACAAATAGGGAATCTTAAAAGAACTACACATATAGTGGTTGCAACTCCTGGTAGATTAATAGATTTAATAGAACGTGGAGATATAGATATTAGTCATGTAAAAACAGTAGTTTTAGATGAGGCTGATGAAATGTTAAGCATGGGTTTTAAGCAAGATCTAAATAGAATCTTAAAATTCACAACAGAAAGTGATAGAAATACGTGGTTATTTTCTGCGACAATGCCAGAAGAGATAAAGAAAATTATTAAAACGTATATGGATGCAAATGCACCCAGAGTTGAAATAAGTAGAGACGCTATGGTAAATGCAAATATTAGACACCATTATGCGAAAACGACCATTAAAGAAAAAGCAGGCCATATTATTTCTTTTCTAGAAAAAAGACAATCTCAAAGAGGAATTATTTTCTGTAGAACAAAAGCTGGAGCTCAAAACTTAGCAAAACAATTAATTGAAGAAGGTTTTTCTACAGCTGCCTTAGAAGGAGATATGCAACAAAAAGAACGCGATAAAGTTATGCGTGCTTTTAAAAATGAAAGTTTGCAATATTTAATTTCTACAGATGTTTCTGCTCGTGGAATTGATGTTCGTGGATTAGAATTTGTAATTCATCATCAATTACCAGAACAATTAGAATACTATACGCATAGAAGTGGTAGAACAGCAAGAGCTGGAAAAACAGGAATTTCACTTGCTTTTATTTTACCCTATGAATTAGAACGAATTCATGAAATTCAAAAAGAATTAAATATCAAATTTACAGAAGTTACTATTTAA
- a CDS encoding TolC family protein: protein MKKYILITFLSISSMGFTQDKVESVMTLSEYLGYVKNYHPIVKQANLVINKSEAKLLKARGAFDPKIEVDFDKKQFKEKEYYNKLNAAFKIPTYYGIEFKANFENNEGVYLNPEASVPTDGLYSAGVAVSLLKGLLINKRMASLKQAKFFINQAKEEQQILVNEILYNASISYFNWLKTYNEKRVYQEFLKNAEIRFKATKRAFFEGEKPAIDTTEAKINLNTRKLNVEKSRIKFVKSSLELSNFLWLKNNTPVELQDNIIPETKTVNTINSTFKIALFNTANFDINKHPKIKSLGFKIESLTIDKNLKLNNLLPKLDVQYNFLTQNRNQFNSLNTQNYKAGINFKLPLFLRKERGDLKLAKIKLSDQKFENEVVKISIKNKINAIQQELDSYILQNTLTENIVADYTTLLKAEDRKFFLGESSLFLVNYREVKLIETRLKAIDLENSFLKTKANLFKTVVLTIAE from the coding sequence ATGAAAAAGTATATTTTAATTACATTTTTAAGTATTAGTTCAATGGGTTTTACACAAGATAAAGTGGAATCCGTAATGACTTTATCTGAATATTTAGGGTATGTTAAAAACTATCACCCTATAGTAAAACAAGCAAATCTTGTTATAAATAAAAGTGAAGCAAAGCTTTTAAAAGCAAGAGGTGCTTTTGATCCTAAAATTGAAGTAGATTTCGATAAAAAACAATTTAAAGAAAAAGAATATTATAACAAATTAAATGCTGCTTTTAAAATACCAACATATTATGGAATTGAATTTAAAGCAAATTTTGAGAATAATGAAGGTGTTTATTTAAACCCAGAGGCAAGTGTACCAACTGATGGATTGTACAGTGCTGGAGTTGCTGTTTCATTATTAAAAGGATTGCTCATAAATAAAAGAATGGCTTCTTTAAAACAGGCTAAATTTTTTATAAATCAGGCTAAAGAAGAACAACAAATTTTGGTAAATGAAATTTTGTATAACGCTTCTATCTCTTATTTTAACTGGTTAAAAACGTATAATGAAAAAAGGGTTTATCAAGAATTCTTAAAGAATGCTGAAATACGGTTTAAAGCCACAAAAAGAGCTTTTTTTGAAGGTGAAAAGCCAGCAATTGATACTACAGAAGCTAAAATAAATTTAAATACAAGAAAGTTAAATGTAGAAAAATCTAGAATAAAGTTTGTAAAATCTTCTTTAGAACTTTCTAACTTTTTATGGTTAAAAAATAATACACCTGTAGAATTACAAGACAATATCATTCCAGAAACTAAAACAGTAAATACTATTAATAGTACTTTTAAAATTGCGCTGTTTAATACTGCTAATTTTGACATTAATAAGCACCCAAAAATAAAATCTTTAGGATTTAAAATTGAAAGTTTGACTATTGATAAAAACTTAAAATTAAACAACTTACTTCCCAAACTAGATGTTCAGTATAATTTTTTAACTCAAAATAGGAATCAATTTAATTCTTTAAATACTCAAAATTATAAAGCAGGAATCAACTTTAAATTACCTTTATTTTTAAGAAAAGAAAGAGGGGATTTAAAATTGGCGAAAATTAAATTAAGTGACCAGAAATTTGAAAATGAAGTTGTAAAAATTAGTATAAAAAATAAGATAAATGCCATTCAGCAAGAACTAGATTCTTACATTTTACAAAATACATTAACAGAAAATATTGTTGCAGATTATACCACGTTATTAAAAGCAGAGGATCGTAAATTTTTCTTAGGTGAAAGTTCTTTATTTTTAGTAAATTATAGAGAGGTTAAATTAATAGAAACTAGATTAAAAGCAATCGATTTAGAAAATTCATTCCTTAAAACAAAAGCTAATTTATTTAAAACTGTAGTACTAACTATAGCAGAATAG
- a CDS encoding thioesterase family protein: MNSVFSVKFKVQTSDIDDLNHVNNVVYVKWMDEVAFEHWSFLTKDTPLPEYIWVVVRHEIDYLKQAVLGDEITVKTWVGETRGFTSARLMEFYKNDVLLVKAKTVWAMLDVKTYKPTRIRENVLKILQRPK, encoded by the coding sequence ATGAATTCAGTTTTTAGTGTAAAATTTAAAGTACAAACATCTGATATTGATGACTTAAACCATGTAAATAATGTGGTTTATGTAAAATGGATGGATGAAGTTGCCTTTGAGCATTGGTCTTTTTTAACAAAAGATACTCCTTTACCAGAATATATTTGGGTTGTTGTAAGGCATGAAATAGATTATTTGAAACAGGCTGTTTTGGGAGATGAAATTACTGTAAAAACGTGGGTTGGCGAAACAAGAGGTTTTACATCTGCACGTTTAATGGAGTTTTACAAAAACGATGTTTTATTAGTAAAAGCCAAAACAGTTTGGGCAATGTTAGACGTAAAAACGTACAAGCCAACAAGAATTAGAGAAAATGTTTTAAAAATATTACAACGTCCTAAATAA
- a CDS encoding MATE family efflux transporter: MKQLAGELGTEKISKLLIKQAGPASIGILVMSLNMIVDTIFVGQWIGVLAIAAITVVLPIAFLISSIGMGIGIGGSSIISRALGKNDSKKALLTFGNQVSLTTVLAILFVVLGNIFSTEILTLFGAKGAILTPGKEYFDVIIYGVPFLAFAMMGNPVIRAEGKPKFAMYAMMVPAVANIVLDIIFIKYMNLGMFGAGLATSIAYASCGLYILYFFISSKSELKIIPKNFKLDFKIVREIVELGGVSIVRQGTISVLMIVLNYSLYKYGGEISISIFGIINRVMMFALFPIMGITQGFLPIAGYNYGAKKYDRVKETINKAIIYGCLIAAAIYILIITFSQEIISIFTTDARLLEETPRAMILVFLVSPIIAIQLVGSAYFQAAGKAMPALFLTLLKQGVFLIPLAYILPLYFGVDGVWYSFAIGDVLATIITYIVLKREMKKNLN; the protein is encoded by the coding sequence ATGAAACAATTAGCAGGAGAATTAGGTACAGAAAAAATTAGTAAATTATTGATAAAACAAGCGGGTCCTGCTTCAATAGGAATTCTTGTAATGTCTTTAAACATGATTGTTGATACTATTTTTGTAGGTCAATGGATTGGTGTTTTGGCAATTGCTGCAATTACAGTGGTTTTGCCTATTGCATTTTTAATATCCTCTATAGGAATGGGAATTGGTATTGGAGGAAGTTCTATAATCTCTAGAGCTCTAGGAAAAAACGATAGTAAAAAAGCACTTTTAACTTTTGGTAATCAAGTTAGTTTAACAACCGTTTTAGCAATTTTATTTGTTGTTTTAGGGAATATTTTTAGCACAGAAATTTTAACTTTATTTGGGGCAAAAGGAGCCATTTTAACTCCAGGAAAAGAATATTTTGATGTAATTATTTATGGTGTTCCTTTTTTAGCTTTTGCTATGATGGGAAACCCTGTAATTAGAGCAGAAGGAAAACCAAAGTTTGCAATGTATGCAATGATGGTTCCTGCTGTTGCAAATATTGTTTTAGATATTATCTTTATTAAATACATGAATTTAGGAATGTTTGGCGCAGGTTTAGCAACTTCTATAGCTTATGCAAGTTGTGGTTTGTATATTTTATATTTCTTTATTTCTTCTAAAAGTGAATTGAAAATTATTCCAAAGAACTTTAAATTAGACTTTAAAATAGTGCGTGAAATTGTAGAGTTAGGAGGAGTTTCTATAGTAAGACAAGGAACAATTAGTGTTTTAATGATTGTTTTAAATTATTCGCTTTATAAATATGGAGGTGAAATTTCTATTTCAATTTTTGGAATTATTAATAGAGTTATGATGTTTGCATTGTTTCCAATTATGGGAATTACACAAGGTTTTTTACCTATTGCTGGTTATAATTACGGCGCAAAAAAGTACGACAGAGTAAAAGAAACTATTAATAAAGCTATTATTTATGGATGTTTAATTGCAGCAGCAATCTATATTTTAATCATCACATTCTCTCAAGAAATTATAAGCATTTTCACCACGGATGCAAGGTTGCTAGAAGAAACGCCAAGAGCTATGATTTTAGTATTTCTAGTTTCTCCAATCATTGCCATTCAATTAGTTGGGTCTGCTTATTTTCAAGCAGCAGGAAAAGCAATGCCAGCTTTATTTTTAACACTTTTAAAACAAGGTGTTTTCTTAATTCCTTTAGCCTATATTTTACCTTTATATTTTGGAGTTGATGGTGTTTGGTATTCGTTTGCTATTGGTGATGTTTTAGCAACTATTATAACATATATCGTTTTAAAAAGAGAAATGAAGAAGAATTTAAATTGA
- a CDS encoding DUF2461 domain-containing protein: MQFQKNSFQFLKDLQKNNNREWFTEYKPTFTEIQKHVKEVFLEIQENLEKHDEIDKMKIYRIYRDVRFSKDKTPYNPRLAVSYSRLGKQLRGGYFFQVKPGETLLGGGFWQPEKEDLLRIRKEIEQDASEFRAILEDKDFLKYFGGEFGGDELKSAPRGFDKEHKDIDLLRKKGFIATRHFTDAEVLSPNFLEELDNSFKALRPFFNLFSDVLTTNLNGESLV, translated from the coding sequence ATGCAATTTCAAAAAAACAGTTTTCAGTTTTTAAAGGATTTACAAAAAAATAATAATAGAGAATGGTTTACAGAATACAAACCCACCTTTACAGAGATTCAGAAACATGTAAAAGAAGTGTTTTTAGAAATACAGGAAAACTTAGAAAAACATGATGAAATAGATAAAATGAAGATCTATAGAATTTATAGAGATGTACGTTTTTCAAAAGATAAAACACCTTATAACCCAAGATTAGCAGTTTCTTACTCTCGATTAGGAAAACAATTACGTGGTGGTTACTTTTTTCAAGTAAAACCAGGTGAAACCTTATTAGGTGGCGGATTTTGGCAACCAGAAAAAGAAGATTTATTAAGAATTAGAAAAGAAATTGAACAAGATGCTTCAGAATTTCGAGCTATTTTAGAGGACAAAGACTTCTTAAAATATTTTGGAGGAGAATTTGGAGGAGATGAATTAAAATCAGCTCCAAGAGGTTTTGATAAAGAGCATAAAGACATCGATTTATTACGTAAAAAAGGATTTATTGCTACTAGACATTTTACGGATGCAGAAGTACTATCTCCCAACTTTTTAGAAGAATTAGATAATAGTTTTAAAGCTTTACGTCCGTTTTTTAATTTATTTAGTGATGTTTTAACTACTAATTTAAATGGAGAATCATTGGTGTAG
- a CDS encoding peptidase domain-containing ABC transporter — protein MENKQLTPWQRFVGLLKLEKKDIFQIFYYAIFGGIVALSLPLGIQAIINLIQGAQISTSWVVLVIIVTIGVIFSGALQLMQLRIIETIQQRIFTRASFELSYRFPKIKMTELRNYYPPELANRFFDTLTIQKGLSKILIDVPTALLQIIFALILLSFYHPFFIIFGILLLLLIYIVFKFTAQKGLETSLIESKIKYKVAHWIQEVARTVVSFKLSGHTSLALQKNDDLVEKYLEARENHFKILILQFTQMIGFKVIVTASLLLIGGALVLNQEMNIGQFVAAEIIILLVIASVEKLIIGLESFYDVLTSIEKIGQVVDKELESQEGERPLFKEGLTVELEEVNYGVENKEKHIIKNVSLTLNPKSRILVIGESGAGKSSLLRLISGVIEPTSGNIYINNLSLKSLYLNHYRSQLGLLLSEETPFEGSIRDNLVFANKDIKDEVIYNALEIVGLTKFLKEQPNGLNTVLYPEGKQMSFTIAKKIILARAIIKQPKIMILEDPLDQFNLDETIKIINYLTDPIRPWALIVVSSKKSWRTQCNQIITLEKGEIKATN, from the coding sequence ATGGAAAACAAACAATTAACTCCATGGCAAAGATTTGTTGGTTTATTAAAATTAGAGAAAAAAGATATTTTTCAAATATTCTATTATGCAATTTTTGGAGGTATCGTAGCACTTTCACTACCATTAGGTATACAAGCAATTATTAATTTAATACAAGGTGCTCAAATTTCTACTTCTTGGGTAGTATTGGTAATTATAGTAACTATAGGGGTCATTTTTTCTGGAGCATTGCAATTAATGCAATTAAGAATCATAGAAACGATTCAGCAAAGAATTTTCACAAGAGCTTCTTTTGAATTAAGTTATCGATTTCCGAAGATAAAAATGACTGAATTAAGAAATTATTATCCTCCAGAATTAGCAAATAGGTTCTTTGATACCTTAACAATTCAGAAAGGATTATCAAAAATATTAATTGATGTACCAACAGCATTATTGCAAATTATTTTTGCCCTGATTCTACTTTCTTTTTACCATCCATTTTTTATCATTTTTGGTATTCTTTTATTACTTCTAATTTATATTGTTTTTAAGTTTACTGCCCAAAAAGGTTTAGAAACGAGCTTAATAGAATCTAAAATAAAATACAAAGTTGCACATTGGATTCAGGAAGTAGCAAGAACTGTTGTAAGTTTTAAATTGTCTGGACACACCAGTTTAGCACTGCAAAAAAATGATGATTTAGTAGAGAAATATTTAGAAGCAAGAGAAAATCATTTTAAAATACTTATTTTACAATTCACTCAAATGATTGGTTTTAAAGTGATTGTAACAGCTAGTTTATTATTGATTGGTGGAGCTTTAGTACTAAATCAAGAAATGAATATTGGTCAGTTTGTTGCTGCAGAAATTATTATTCTTTTAGTAATTGCTTCTGTAGAAAAACTAATTATAGGTTTAGAATCTTTTTATGACGTGCTTACATCCATAGAAAAAATAGGCCAAGTAGTAGACAAAGAATTAGAGTCTCAAGAAGGTGAAAGACCTTTATTTAAGGAGGGGTTAACTGTAGAATTAGAGGAGGTTAATTATGGTGTTGAAAATAAAGAAAAACATATTATTAAAAATGTGTCTTTAACATTAAATCCTAAAAGCAGAATTTTAGTAATAGGTGAAAGTGGAGCAGGAAAATCTAGCTTATTGCGTTTAATTTCTGGTGTAATAGAACCTACTTCTGGAAATATCTATATCAATAATTTGTCATTAAAAAGTTTATATTTAAATCATTATCGATCTCAATTAGGTTTATTACTTTCTGAGGAAACTCCTTTTGAAGGAAGCATAAGAGATAACTTAGTTTTTGCGAATAAGGATATTAAAGATGAAGTTATTTATAATGCCCTGGAAATTGTTGGATTAACAAAGTTTTTAAAAGAACAACCTAATGGTTTAAACACTGTTTTGTATCCAGAAGGAAAACAGATGTCCTTTACAATTGCAAAGAAAATAATCTTAGCAAGAGCTATTATAAAACAACCAAAAATAATGATTTTAGAAGATCCTTTAGATCAATTTAATTTGGATGAAACTATAAAAATAATTAACTATTTAACAGACCCTATAAGACCTTGGGCATTAATTGTTGTAAGTAGTAAAAAGAGTTGGAGAACTCAATGTAATCAAATAATTACCTTAGAAAAAGGTGAAATTAAAGCAACAAACTAG
- a CDS encoding TetR/AcrR family transcriptional regulator yields the protein MKNLLSVLKISVSDKIFIKDPETSKLGKRIIEDSILLINEIGFENFTFKKLGLKISSNESSIYRYFESKHKLLLYLSSWYWAWIEYQLVIETYSILDVNEKLERAITVVTRTVEEDSNFSHINETILYRIIVNESSKSFLTKEVDIENKEGYFEVYKRIICRVSDMILSVDKEYSFALSLASTVIEGALHQHYLREHFPLISNCKTEQAPTNFFIQIVKSTLK from the coding sequence ATGAAGAATTTATTATCTGTATTAAAAATCTCTGTATCAGATAAAATTTTTATCAAAGATCCAGAAACCTCTAAATTAGGAAAAAGGATAATAGAGGATAGTATTTTATTAATTAATGAAATTGGATTCGAAAACTTTACATTTAAAAAATTAGGTCTCAAAATTAGTTCTAATGAAAGTTCTATTTATAGATATTTTGAAAGTAAACATAAACTACTACTCTACTTATCTTCATGGTATTGGGCTTGGATAGAATATCAATTAGTTATAGAAACATATAGTATTTTAGATGTAAATGAAAAATTAGAAAGAGCAATAACAGTGGTTACTAGAACGGTAGAAGAAGACAGTAATTTTTCACATATCAATGAAACCATCTTATATAGAATTATTGTAAATGAAAGCTCAAAATCTTTTTTAACAAAAGAAGTTGACATAGAAAATAAAGAAGGATACTTTGAAGTATACAAAAGAATAATATGTAGAGTTAGTGATATGATTTTAAGTGTTGATAAAGAATATTCTTTTGCCTTAAGTTTAGCAAGTACCGTTATTGAAGGTGCATTACACCAGCATTATTTAAGAGAACACTTTCCATTAATTAGTAACTGTAAAACAGAACAAGCACCTACCAATTTTTTTATTCAAATAGTTAAAAGCACGCTCAAATAA
- a CDS encoding helix-turn-helix transcriptional regulator — translation MKNTLKVQRAILDLTQENLAKAIGVSRQTINSIEKNRYVPSTVLALKLSAIFKISVNEFFTLEVED, via the coding sequence ATGAAAAACACACTTAAAGTTCAGCGTGCTATTTTAGACTTAACACAAGAAAATTTGGCAAAAGCAATTGGTGTTTCTAGACAAACTATTAATTCTATTGAAAAGAATAGATATGTGCCTTCAACCGTATTAGCGTTAAAATTATCAGCAATTTTTAAAATTTCTGTAAATGAGTTCTTTACTTTAGAAGTAGAAGATTAA
- a CDS encoding trimeric intracellular cation channel family protein gives MNLIYVLDILGTFAFAISGALVASNKKFDLFGVLIIAFVTAVGGGMLRDVLINAHPINWIGDLNYIWTIFSAVIFTFLFKSKIAPLSKTMFLFDTVGLGVFTLLGLQKGLSFNLHPFVSLIMGMISAVFGGVLRDVLTNQVPLIFHKEIYASACLAGGITYLVLNYFGLSETINFVISASVIVLIRVIAIKFQLQLPKIKDDLFSKN, from the coding sequence ATGAATCTTATTTACGTTTTAGATATACTTGGAACGTTTGCTTTTGCAATTAGTGGAGCTTTAGTAGCTTCAAATAAAAAATTTGATTTATTTGGCGTACTAATTATTGCTTTTGTAACGGCAGTTGGAGGAGGAATGTTACGTGACGTTCTTATAAATGCGCATCCTATAAATTGGATTGGAGATTTAAATTATATCTGGACTATCTTTAGTGCTGTGATTTTTACTTTCTTATTTAAAAGTAAAATAGCTCCATTAAGTAAAACCATGTTTTTATTTGATACCGTTGGTTTAGGTGTTTTTACATTATTAGGTTTACAAAAAGGCTTGTCTTTTAATTTACATCCTTTTGTCTCATTAATAATGGGAATGATTTCTGCAGTTTTTGGCGGCGTTTTACGAGATGTTTTAACAAATCAAGTTCCATTAATTTTTCATAAGGAAATTTATGCTTCTGCTTGTTTAGCAGGAGGAATTACTTATTTAGTTTTAAATTATTTTGGATTGTCAGAAACCATAAATTTTGTTATTTCTGCTTCAGTAATTGTTTTAATTAGGGTGATTGCAATTAAATTTCAATTACAATTACCAAAAATTAAAGACGATTTATTCAGTAAAAACTAA